The window GGGAGGGATGAAACGTAAGCTCGAAATCATTCGCAGTCTCATGCACAATCCGCAGATTTTGTTTCTCGACGAACCGACGCAAGGGCTCGACGCTTCAAGCCGGTCCTCGCTCTGGCAATATTTGCAGCGAGTGCGCGAGCAAGAAAACATTACGATTTTCCTGACGACTCACTATTTGGAGGAAGCCGAAGGCGCTGACCGCGTATGCATGATCAATCATGGAAAAATCGCCATGCTCGGCACGCCGGAAGAAATCAAAAACCGATTGCTCGACAACAATTACATGCATTTGGATGCCGAAAACCGCGCCCAATTGAAAGCCGAGCTGCAGGCAATCGGTGCGGATTTCACCGAAACGAAACGCCATTTGAAAGTATTTTACGAAGGCAAAACGCCGCAAGCGCTGCTCGCCCGGTTGAAAACGCCGCTCACGCGGCTTGAAGTGCATCAACCGACGCTTGAAGAAGCGTATGTTGATCTCATTGAAAACAAGGAGAGGAGGGAAGCGATATGATGTCGACCGCTGCAAGAGAAATCAACGCCGTCACGGCGATCGCTTTCCGAGAGCTGTTTCGCACCATCAAACGCCCGGTGCTTCTCAGCTTCAGCATCATTTTTCCGATGATTTTCATCGGCATCCTCGGGGGCAGCATGTCGCAAAACCTCGGCCAAGGCCTCGGTTTCAACTTCATGCAATTCATTTTGATCGGCATGATCGTCAACTCGCTCTTCCAGGGAACGGTCACCGGCATCACGTCGCTCGTTCAGGAGCGCGATCAAAACCTTACGCAGGAGCTGTTCGTCTCGCCGATCTCACGCTATTCGATCATACTCGGCAAAATCATCGGCTCGAGCGCCTCGAGCCTCGTCATGCTCATCGGCATTTTGATCGTCGGACTCATACTACAAATCCCGTTCGGCGGCTGGGACATCGTCCGCCTCTTTCTCATCAGCCCGCTGTTCTGTCTCGTCGGCGGCTCGCTCGGCATGTTTTTCATCGGCTTCGTCACCGACAGCCGTGTCGCCGATTTCGGCTCGTTCCTGCTCATTATGCCGCAAATGTTTTTGTCCGGCGCGATTATTCCGATCAACCATTCGACCGGCATTCTCGCGTTCCTGGCGAAAATCATGCCGATGACGTACGCCATCGACCTCGCCCGTGCCGTATTTTACTGGGGCGAACCGACGTATGAGGTGATCGTGCTTCACAATCCGTGGCTCGACCTCATAGTCATGGCGGGATTCTTCCTCTTGTTTTCGCTCGTCGGCACGTTCTTCTTTACCCGTCAAGAAAAGAACCGGTAATCCAAATCATCTTGTTCAAGAAAGGTCGATCTGCGATGGCGAAAATCTTAATTGTCGATGATGACGCATATATTCGTGAGCTTGCCGGTTTATTTCTGCGCAACGAAGGTTTTGACATTTATGAGGCGGAAGACGGTATGCAAGCGTTGGACATTCTTGAATCGGTGAAAGTGGATATGGCGATTCTCGACGTGATGATGCCGAACATGGACGGCTGGGATTTGTGCCGCGAGCTTCGGGCATTTGACAGCGACATGCCGATTCTCATGCTGACGGCGAAAGGGGAGACCGCGCAAAAGATCAAAGGCTTCGAGCTCGGCACCGATGACTACATGGTGAAGCCGTTCGAACCGCTGGAACTCGCGGCGAGGACAAAAGCACTCTTGAAACGATACAAGATCGCGGTATCGCAGCAAGCGTCGGCAGGTAAGCTCACACTCAACCGTAAAAGTTACGAAGTTTACCACGGGGAAGAGAGCGTGACGATCCCTTTAAAAGAATTTGAGCTGTTGTTTTTCCTTGTCGCGAATGCCGGCAAAACGTTTTCTCGAGAACATTTGATCGAACATATATGGGGCTACGATTACGAAGGCGACGAGCGAACCGTCGACGTTCATATCAAAAGGCTTCGACAGCGGTTTCCTGAAACGGAAAGCGGCGTAACAATTCGTACGATTCGCGGGCTCGGCTACCGTCTCGAGGTGAACAGCCTATGAAGAAAACGACACGTTTTTTGAAACATGCTATGGGATTCGTCGCGATCTTTTTTGGTCTCGGCGTTTGTTGGCTGCTCGCCTATTTCATTACTGTATGGTTTTACGATTGGACAGGCACTGAGCCGCACGGATTACTCCGTCAATTGATCGGGTCTTTCCTCGGATTTTTCATTTTCGGCACGGCGATGTTCACGATTTCCAAGATCGGAAGATTTCGAGAAAAGCGGATGGCCATCTTCCATTCTCTGACTGACGCCCTTGCGCAAATTGCCAGGGGGAATTTTGACGTAGATCTCGGGCATATCATTGATCCCGAGAAACATCCAGACCATCCTTTCGGACAGCTTGTGACGAGCATTAACGAGTTGGCAGTGGATCTCGGCGAAATGGAAAACATGCGGCAGGAGTTTATCTCGAATGTTTCCCATGAAATTCAGTCCCCGCTCACATCGATCAGCGGTTTTGCGAAGGCGTTGCAAGACGACAACATCAGCAAGGAAGAACGGCTGCATTACTTGCAAATCATCGAGACTGAAAGCCGCAGACTGAGCAGGCTGAGCGAAAATCTATTGAAGTTGACGTCGCTTGAATCAGAGCATCACCCGTTTGAACGAAAAAGATATCGTTTGGACCGGCAGCTGCGCAATTTGATTTTGGCATGCGAACCGCAATGGACTGCGAAAAATCTCGAGCTGAACGTCTCTTTGGATCAAGTGGAAGTCGATGCCGATGAAGAGTTGCTCAGTCAAGTCTGGTTGAATTTGCTTCATAACAGTATAAAATTTACGCCGGAACACGGCAAGATCACGGTGTTTTTGCGAAAGGCGTACGGTCGAGCGTCGGTGTCCATTGTCGATACAGGCATCGGCATGAACGAAGAAGTAAAAACGCATATTTTCGAGCGTTTTTATAAGGCGGACAAGTCGCGGAAACGTGCGGGAGGCGGCAGCGGATTAGGGCTCGCGATCGTGAAGAAAATCATCGACATGCATGAGGGGTCGATTGAAGTGAACAGCGCACCAGATAAAGGTACGGAAGTGATCGTCACGATTTCTTGTGCACCGGCTGTCCAATCGTGACATGGACTGTCACGATTTACGGATATACTGAAGATAGGTTGAAAGGAGCGGGTTTGAAGTGACGCATGATGCGCGAAACTTTTACGAGTACCATGTTTGGGCCAATAAGCGCGTTTTCGCTAAGGTGAAAGAACTGCCGGAAAATACGTGGCGGGAAGAGATGCAAAGCGTATTCCCGACGATCGAAACCGCTTTGATTCATATTTATTCGACCGATGTCATGTGGCTCGCTGTCATGCGCGGCGATTCGATGGAGGAGATCCAAAAGGTGATCGCGAAGGCGAACGAGGAAACCGAAAACCTTTCGCTCACCGAGCTTGAAGAGAAGTATGAAGCCGCCGCCGAGCAATACCGGGCCTTTCTTGACGGAAAAGACGACCTCGATGAACCGGCGGAGCCGGTTCATCCCGCCTTCGGCAAACTGACGACGCGGCTTTCCGAACTCGTCCGCCACGTCGTCAATCACGGGACGTATCACCGCGGCAATATCACGGCCATGATGCGCCAGCTCGGACATGCCGGCGCATCAAGTGATTATGTGTATTTTTTGTATGAGCAACAGCTGTAAGCTCTCCGTCTAGGCGGAGAGCTCTTTTTGTTTATAAATGGTCAAAGAACTTGTTTGTCGGTGCAGTTAAAAAGAATCAATGTTTAAATTGGCATATAGGTAGTAAGTGTCGGGAGGAGACAATTTTTACAATGGGAAGAAAGCCATCAAAGCGCAGGCTGCACTGAAACTAAGTGCCCAGTGCGTTGCAAGCAAAATCGTTAGGTTAAATCTTATGCCTGTTTTTTTAATAGACGAATGTCCCGCTTGTTATCGTGTGTTTCTTGAACAAGAACTTCCATGGAACCCTCAATACATGCTAGTTTCCCTGTGTTCCGTTCAATTTTTTTAGTATTTACGGCAACCATTTCTTGGATGGACGTGACTTTTTGATTTAAGTGCGAAACCTTTTGGTCCAAAATTGAAATCTGCTCTTTAATACCCATAATCGCTTCGAATATTTGATCTGAATCCACTTCTTCCTTCATCTCCCATTTAAAATTTGTTTCTTTTATTTTAACATGGTCGATATCCATGGTACTAGAGTCTTTTCGTCCTCCTATTTTTCTCCGTTATGTTTCGTGTAAAAGTACAAAAACCAAACCGCATGATTTTGTTCATCAAGCGCGGCGCGGGCGAAGGCATGACGAATGTACGGATTTTGTGCGCGATCAGCGATTTCGTTGTAAAAATCGACTGTCTTTTGCTCGTCTTCGACGGCGAAGGCGAGGGCCCTGCAATAGTCTTGCGGACATTCCTCGACGATTTCCGGCTTCGGATCCTCCCCAGTCACCTGCCCGTACATTCTAGCAAAAGTCCGGTAATGCCGCATTTCGTCTTTGCGGATTTCCAATATCCGTTCTTTTTCTTTTTCATTGTTCGCCAACGCGGCGATTTTTTCATAACATTTGATGGCGCTGTACTGTCCATTGATCGCTTTCGCAAGGTCATCGATCAACCCGGCTTTCGGCTTTTGATTCATCATTGCACCTATGTTTTGGCTAATGTAAGGATTGACGTTCTGATTCATCACTGGATTCATATACGGATTTGCATAAGGGTTGACGTTCTGATTCATGTACGTGCCGTCGTAAGGGTTTGCATGTTGCGTCAGCGGTGCATATGGTTGAGCGTATGGACTGATATTTTGATTCATTAAATCCCCCTCCAAGGAACAGATCTCTAACAATTTATGTGCAGCTGCCCAATCATGTGAGAGAAATAAACAGATGTTGCGCCTAGCTGCTCATCCAAACGATAACAATGAATGCCCTCATTCCTCTTCTTCAAACAACCGCATCCGGTAAGCATTCATCGCCGTTTCCCCGAGATGGTCGAGAAAACGATAGTTGGCAAATGCGCCGACGATCGCTCCAAAGCCTGGAATGAGTTGAAGCAGTTTCGCGAGGTCGATGTAATCGCGGTATTCCTGCTGCAGCTTTCGCCAGTCGACGTCTGAAAGCGTTTCATATCCCTTGATCGTTTCGTTCCAATTTTTCATTTGCAAAAACGTATCCCGCCGTTTTTCGTCGCTGGAAAAGGCGACTTGAAAGATGTATAAAATGTACAAGCGTTCGTGAAAGTCTTTCACGTCATAGCCGTACAAGCTTGCCGTGTCGAACAAAAATTTCATTTTGATCGACAACAACAGCGGAAAATCCGCCAGCCCCCATAAGAATCCCCCGGCACCTGTGCCCGCGCCTTCGGCTGCGGCCATCTGCTTATAGCGCTTCACTTTATTCCGCACCAATGCCTCTCGTTCCTCGAACGGCATTTCCTCAACAGGACTGCGCTTCGTCGTCCATTTCGAGCCGAACAGCACGGTTTGCACCATGCTTTTGATCGACTCGGTGACGACTTGATGCACGCGCTCGGGAATTTTTGCGTTGATTTTATTTTGCACCGCTTTCCCGACCTTCGAAAACGCGGTGTCCTTCGTTTTCATCATTTCTTGCTGCCACGCGAGGCAGGCTTCTTTCGCTTTCTCCATTTCATTCACCTCTGTCATTCTTTACGATTTCCGCCAGGCGGAAGTTTCACTCGCATCTACGACTCTAGTCCGAACCAAATTACAGCCGCAGCTTCTTATCGCTTTTTCCGTTTTCTTTTATGATGAAACCAAATCGAGAGGAGCTGAACGTATGACTCATTTATTTGTAAAAATTTTTGCGGGCTTGTCCGCGCTTTTTGCCGGTTGTGTCTTGGTGCAAATTTTTTTCGCAGGCCTCGCCGTTTTCGGCCAGCCGACGGCCTGGCTTTACCACACGACTTTCATTCATTTCTTCGAAATGATCCCGGTGTTGATGCTCATTTGCGCATTCATTGCTCGACTCCCCGGCCGCTTGCGCTGGATGTCCGTCGTGTTGATCGCGCTCATTTTCGTGCAGTATTTGACAGCGAACCTCGCTTCGACAGCACATTGGATCGGCGCGTTGCATCCGATCATCGCTTTCATGGTGCTCGGCGCGTCACTGAATGTCACGCAGCAATCGATTCGCGCAGCATGGGGGAAATCCTCCTGATGCCCGCTCGGCGGTCTCGACAAAGTTACGACTGCGGTCTGAATGAAAAACCCGTCCGCGGTGCGTTTTGCGAACGCGAAAATCGTTTTAAGCTGTAAATAACAACACGAAAGGGGGTCAATCACGGATGAATGGAAAAACCTTGGCCGGCATCGTCCTCGTCGCCATCGGCGGCATGATGCTGCTCGGTATGCTCGGTATTCACGTCGGCGGCTTGTTTCACTTTATCATCGCCGGCATCCTCATTTATTTCGGCATCAAGAAATTAAAGGAACATCATCAAGTGTCGGGCATCATCTTGCTCGTCATCGGCATCCTGTTTCTCGCCGGTGCGATACCGTTCCTGTTCGGTACGCTGATCGCTGTCGTCTGTATATTCTTCGGATGGCGGTTGATGAAACGGAACAGCTTTCACGGCGAACCGGCTCACGCTTATTGTTCGCCGCGTTATACACATGAGAAAGCGAACGACATCGACTTTGATAGTGATTTTGACAAAGAATGGAACGACATCATGAATCGCAAAAACGATAAGGAAGAAAATTAAGGAGGGCATCTGAAAATGGTGTTAAAAAGAATCGGAGACATGATCAGCGCGTCGCTTCACGAAGGACTCGACCAAATCGAAAACCCGCGCGTCATGCTCAATCAATACTTGCGTGAAATGGAACATGAAATCGCGAAAGCGAAACAGGCGATCGTCAAGCAGCAAATGCTGGAAAGAAATTTCGAGACGAAAATGAAGGATTCCAAGGAAGCCGCGACGAAACGTAAGAAACAGGCCGAATTGGCGTTTGATGCGGGCGAGGAAGATTTGGCGCGCGCGGCGCTTTCAGAAATGAAACATTACGAGGCGAAAGCCGGGCATTACGAAGGGCTGTATGAAAAAGCGACCGGGCAGGTCGCGGAGCTTAGAGCGCAATTGAGCAAGCTCGAAGAGCGTTACGATACGTTAAAGGATAAAAAGTATGCGCTGATCGCGAGAGCGAATGCGGCGAAAGCGAAGGAGCACATTCAGGCTTCATTGTACCGCGTCGATTCGGACGGCGCGTTCCGGGAATTCCAGCGCCTCGAGGACCGAATCGTAGAGATGGAAATGAAGGCGGACATGTGGACGGCGGGACGGAGCGGAGCGACGCGGGAGCGGAAGCTTGTGCACCTCGAATATGCTGAAGAGGCGGAGAAGGAACTGGAAAAACTGCGTGAGCGGAAAAGCGAGCGGAGCGAGGATGCGGAACGGACGCCGTAAGGCGTCCGGGTTTTCCGGATAAGGGGTGGAAGGAAATGAAGAAAATCGTCGGAATCGTGTTTATTTTAATTGGGATTTATATATTGAGCCACATCATGCTGAACGGGTGGTCCGGTTGGAGCGGCTGGAACGGCTGGCATGGTCGGTCAGAAGCGGCCGATTCGCAGTCGGCGGAGGTGGCGGGCGTGCACACGATATCCGTGAATGCGGCGGCGGGAAACGTTGAGATCATTCCGGTCGATAAACAGGAATTGTCGGCGGAATTGCACGGAGACGGGACGTTGAAGGTCGAGCGCAGCGGCAATGAAATCGAAGTGACCGTCGAACGCGACGGATGGTGGTGGCTGCCGTTCGAAAAGGATAATGAATTGCAAGTGTATGTGCCGGAAGATTACAATCGAAACATGGACATCGACTTTCATTTCGGTCATTTCGCCTTCGACGGCAAAGGCATGGACTTGAACGAGTTTCAGATAAAAATGAGCGCCGGCGACGCGACGGTGAAAAACTTGCATGTCGGCCGATTCGAGGAAGAAAGCTCGGCCGGGCGGATAACGATCGCGAATGTGCAAGCCGACGAAGCATCGTTCGACGTGAACGCCGGCGAAGTGGAGTTGTCGGACTATGAAGGCGGTTTTGAAGTCGACTTGGCCGCCGGCCGATTCGAAGCCGATGTTAACCGTCTTACGGGAGACGTTGACATCGACCTGAGCGCCGGCGAGGTTGAATTGGATTTGCCTGACAAGGCAGATTTTCGCTTGAAGACGGATGTCAACGCCGGCGATTTTATCAACGACTTCGGCGGCCGTTCCGGAGGAACCTACGGGGAAGGCGCGCATACGGTGACGATTGATATTTCCGCGGGCCGCGCGCATTTGAAATAGAGAGAATATGGAAGGAGGCGGACGCTTTGCGCCTGTTATGGAACCGGCTGATCGGGTTTCTCGTCGTTTTTATCGGCATCAGCATATGCGTGAACATCATTGGCATCAGCACGAGCTTTCTTGGGCCGCTGTTTTTGTTCGGCCTCGGGGTCATTTTTTTTAAACATGTGCATTTTTCAGTCGGATTGGTGCTGATTGGCCTCGCGCTTATGACTTTGTTCACTCATGTTTTTCATATCAATGTCGGCGGCTTGATCGTCGCGGTTTTCTTTTTGTATGTCGGCTATCGGCTCTTGACCGGGAAGGACATGCCTTTCAAGAGGGCACGGGACCGTCAGCGCGAAAAACAAGGGCCATGCGGGTGGAAACAAAAACGGAAGCCGAATGAAACCGAGGGGAAACCGAAACCGTCGGCAGAAAAAGATTGGATCGACGAAGAGATTGAACATTTGCGCGAAGAGGGCGATTCCTCGGCGAGCGGCACCCGTATGAAACCGCCGCGGTTTCGCAACTCGCTCATCGGCGATACGCATTTGCTCAGCGACCGGTTTGAGCTTGAAGATTTCAACGCGGCGAATGGCATCGGCGACGTGAAAATCGATCTCTCGAAGGCGATCATTCCCGAAGGCGAAAGCACGATCGCGATCAGCGGACTCATCGGCGACGTCGACATTTACATTCCATCGGATCTTGAAGTTTCGGTGGCGGGCTCGATCATTTTCGGGGATCTCGAAGTGCTCGGCCATCGGCAAGGCGGGTTCAACCGGCAAATGAACGTAACGACCAAACGGTATGAACAGGCAGCGCGCAAAGTGAAAATTTCCGTTTCCGTATTGATCGGCGACGTCGACGTGAGGCGCATATGAGCAAGCAGAAGCTGCTCAGCATTCAATGGCGGTTTTCCGGCTACATGGTTTGGATCGCCTCGTTTGTCGCGCTAGCCGAGTTAACCGTGGTGCTGCTTTATTTTCGTCTTGATTTTCGTGCCCTGCTTGTCAGCATTTGGTGGAACATCCCGTTAATTGTTGCGATTCTTGCCGGGGTAGTGCTTGTGGCGGCCTTTTCCGGTTACGTGTTCGGAAATATGATCAAAAAACGGCTTGAACGGCTCGTCGATGCGATCTTAACGTTTGAACGCGGGAATTTCGCCCATCGCCTCGAACCGCTTGGGGAAGATGAGATCGGCTGGATGGCGGATCATTTGAACGAGATGGCGGCGCGCGTGCAAAAGCAAGTCGCGTCGCTGCAAAAGTTGTCAACGGAAAAAGCGGAGTGGCGCGAGCAGCTGAAACAGGCGGCCGTATCGGAAGAGCGGCAGCGGCTCGCGCGCGAGCTGCACGATGCGGTGAGTCAGCAGCTGTTTGCGATTTCGATGATGACGTCGGCGTTGCGGGAGAATTTGACGGCGGTGGACGAGTCGACGAAGCAGCAAATCGCGACAGTGGAGAAGATGGCCGGGGACGCGCAGAGCGAGATGCGGGCGCTGCTGTTGCATTTGCGGCCGGCGACGCTGGAAGGGAAAGGCTTGGAGGAAGGGATCGAAGATTTGCTGCAGGAACTGCAGGCGAAACAGCCGCTCGACATTCGCTGGGAGATGGCGGACGTGCCGGAAATGCCGAAAGGCATTGAGGATCAGTTGTTCCGCATCGTGCAAGAGGCGATGTCGAACGTGTTTCGGCATTCGAAGGCGAGCTCGGTGACGGTTCGGCTCGGCGGGACGGGCAACAAGGAAATTACGCTGCGCATCGTCGACAATGGGCGCGGCTTTGACATGGAGGCGCGGCCGAAATCGTCGTCGTACGGGCTGCAGTCCATCCAGGAGCGGGCGGCCGAAATCGGCGGTGTCGCCGAGATCATTTCGTTCCCGGGCAAAGGCACGCAAATTGTTGTGAAAGTGCCGATTGTCGACGAGAACGAGCAGAAGGAGCGGAAGCCATGATACGCGTATTGCTGGTCGATGACCATGAAATGGTGAGAATGGGGCTCGCGGCGTATTTGCAATCGCAGCCCGATATTGAAATTGTCGGCGAAGCCGCCGACGGGTCGGAAGGGGTGCGAATGGCGTTGGCGTGCAAGCCGGACGTCATCTTGATGGACCTCGTCATGGAAGGCATGGACGGCGTTGCGGCAACGCGCGCGATTTGCGAGCAGCTGGACGATGCGAAAGTGATCGTCTTGACGAGCTTCATCGATGACGACAAAGTCGTCCCGGTCATTGAAGCGGGCGCGCTCAGTTATTTGCTGAAGACGTCGCGTGCCCAAGAGATAGCGGCTGCAATTCGCGCGGCGAGCCGCGGGGAGTCGGTGCTCGAGTCGAAGGTGACGGGCAAGGTGCTGTCGAACATGCGGCGCGCCGGGGAGGCGAAGCCGCATGAGCAGCTGACGGCGCGGGAGCTTGAGATTTTGCGGCTGATTGCTGATGGAAAGACGAACCAAGAGATCGCCGACGAGCTGTTCATCGCTGTAAAGACGGTGAAGACGCATATCACGAATATTTTCTCGAAACTCGGTGTCGAAGACCGCACACAGGCCGCGATTTACGCGCACCGCAACGGCCTCGTCCCTTGAAAAACATCCTCTTGTGATGAAGAGGATGTTTTTTCGTTGTAGCGTAAAGAGCTGGAAACGTTTTTGAGGATTTTCGGTCATTTCGAATGAGAACGGCGCTCTCGCCAAAAGCTAAGCGAGAGGTGAACAAAAGATGAAACCGTTTATGCCGAAACTGATCTACGTCGAGCCGCGCGCGCTTGAGTACCCGCTCGGCCGCGAGCTCGTTGATAAATTTACGAAAATGGGATTGGAAATCCGCGAAACGACGTCGCACAACCAAGTACGGAACATTCCCGGAGAAAATGAGTTTCAAAAGTATCGCAACGCGAAGGCGACGCTGGCGATCGGTGTACGGAAGACGTTGAAGTTCGATACGTCGAAACCGTCGGCGGAGTATGCGATTCCGCTTGCGACCGGCTGCATGGGGCACTGCCATTATTGTTACTTGCAAACGACCCTCGGCGCCAAACCGTACATTCGCACGTACGTGAATTTGGATGAAATTTTTAACCAAGCTTCTCAATATATTAAGGAAAGGAGCCCGGAAATCACCCGCTTTGAAGCGTCTTGTACTTCCGATATCGTTGGGATTGATCATTTGACCCATTCGCTGTACAAAGCGATTGAATTCATTGGGCAGACGGAACACGGACGTCTTCGTTTCACGACGAAATATGACCATGTCGAGCATTTGCTCGACGCCGAACATAACGGGAAAACGCGGTTTCGGTACAGTGTCAATTCCGAGTATATGGGCAAATATTTCGAGCCGGGCACATCGAAAATGAGCGAACGGATTGCGGCAGCGGTCAAAGTGGCGGAAGCCGGTTACCCGCTCGGTTTTGTTGTCGCTCCGCTGTACCGGCACGAAGGATGGCAGGAGGGCTACGAGCAACTTTTTCATCAATTGGACGAGGCGGTACCGGTGAAAGCTCGAGAAAATTTGACGTTTGAGCTGATCCAGCATCGGTTTACAAAGCCTGCGAAGCGGGTAATTGAAAAGCGATATCCGAAATCAAAGCTGGAAATGAACGAAGAGAAGCGGCGTTACAAATGGGGCCGTTACGGCATCGGAAAGTACGTATATCCGAAGGATGAGGAAGAGGAGCTGAGAGAGACGATCGAATCTTATATCACGCGCTATTTCCCAGAAGCATCCATCGATTA is drawn from Bacillales bacterium and contains these coding sequences:
- the splB gene encoding spore photoproduct lyase, with product MKPFMPKLIYVEPRALEYPLGRELVDKFTKMGLEIRETTSHNQVRNIPGENEFQKYRNAKATLAIGVRKTLKFDTSKPSAEYAIPLATGCMGHCHYCYLQTTLGAKPYIRTYVNLDEIFNQASQYIKERSPEITRFEASCTSDIVGIDHLTHSLYKAIEFIGQTEHGRLRFTTKYDHVEHLLDAEHNGKTRFRYSVNSEYMGKYFEPGTSKMSERIAAAVKVAEAGYPLGFVVAPLYRHEGWQEGYEQLFHQLDEAVPVKARENLTFELIQHRFTKPAKRVIEKRYPKSKLEMNEEKRRYKWGRYGIGKYVYPKDEEEELRETIESYITRYFPEASIDYFT